One window of the Mixophyes fleayi isolate aMixFle1 chromosome 6, aMixFle1.hap1, whole genome shotgun sequence genome contains the following:
- the ATF5 gene encoding cyclic AMP-dependent transcription factor ATF-5, giving the protein MSLLAALNLDLEMSMLPVSTLHWRADLLKIPAHGNHYEHLPVLMEDGVNMHGAEGGCLAGDGFTDWMTERVDFSCFLPAVADPSMPGPPAPDLEIMATLLKKELEQMEDYFLEETLSPGLPVPPDQVAPCTPPSHEVHFHFPTPDQQLSSRAVEFQAYIADTPAPAPVALDTLDSGCLELMNLYTDVPSDFSSEDQQDFMVINDTTDPSAQSKQLNRPTPYDRPSTSAPSCSGLSQPKGDRKQKKRDQNKTAALRYRQRKRAEYDALDDECQILEVRNRELKEKSDSIEREIQYVKDLLIEVYKARSQRLRNN; this is encoded by the exons ATGTCTCTCCTGGCAGCCTTAAATCTGGACCTGGAGATGTCGATGTTGCCAGTTAGCACTCTGCACTGGCGGGCAGATCTCCTGAAGATCCCTGCTCATGGAAATCACTATGAACATCTACCAGTGCTCATGGAGGACGGGGTGAATATGCATGGGGCTGAAGGAGGATGCCTAGCAG GGGATGGATTCACAGACTGGATGACAGAAAGGGTGGACTTTTCATGTTTTCTGCCAGCGGTGGCGGATCCATCCATGCCAGGTCCTCCAGCCCCGGACCTGGAAATCATGGCCACACTTCTGAAAAAGGAGCTGGAGCAAATGGAAGATTACTTTCTGGAGGAGACCCTCTCCCCTGGGCTTCCAGTGCCCCCTGATCAAGTGGCCCCCTGCACCCCTCCTTCTCACGAAGTTCACTTCCACTTTCCAACACCTGACCAGCAGCTCAGTAGTAGAGCTGTAGAATTCCAGGCCTACATTGCAGACACACCAGCTCCTGCACCCGTGGCACTGGATACACTAGATTCTGGCTGCCTCGAGCTTATGAATCTGTACACTGATGTTCCAAGTGATTTCTCTAGTGAAGACCAGCAGGATTTTATGGTGATCAATGACACCACTGACCCGTCAGCACAATCAAAACAACTGAACAGGCCTACCCCGTATGACCGACCTTCCACTTCAGCCCCCAGCTGCTCTGGCTTAAGCCAACCAAAAGGTGACCGCAAGCAGAAGAAGAGAGACCAGAACAAGACAGCGGCTCTACGCTATCGCCAGCGGAAACGCGCAGAATATGACGCACTGGATGATGAATGTCAAATCCTGGAAGTCCGCAACAGGGAGCTGAAGGAAAAGTCTGATTCAATTGAAAGAGAGATCCAGTATGTCAAAGATCTGCTTATTGAGGTCTACAAGGCCAGGAGTCAAAGACTCCGCAACAACTAG